A window from Micromonospora profundi encodes these proteins:
- a CDS encoding VOC family protein, producing MTMNAISRSQIYVLDQDEALDFYVNKLGMEVNTDQDLGFMRWLTVNLPGDPEREILLEKPGPPALDPATAEQVRELLTKGALGGYLFMTTDDARKTHEDLVAKGVEITDEPTERPYGIDFGIRDPFGNRIRIGQMFPRS from the coding sequence ATGACGATGAACGCGATCAGCCGCTCCCAGATCTACGTCCTGGACCAGGACGAGGCACTCGACTTCTACGTGAACAAGCTCGGCATGGAGGTCAACACCGACCAGGACCTCGGGTTCATGCGGTGGTTGACCGTCAACCTGCCCGGCGACCCCGAGCGGGAGATCCTGCTGGAGAAGCCGGGCCCGCCGGCACTGGACCCGGCCACCGCCGAGCAGGTCCGGGAGCTGCTCACCAAGGGCGCCCTGGGCGGATACCTCTTCATGACCACTGACGACGCCCGCAAGACGCACGAGGATCTCGTGGCGAAGGGTGTCGAGATCACCGACGAGCCGACCGAGCGTCCGTACGGGATCGACTTCGGTATCCGGGATCCGTTCGGCAACCGGATCCGCATCGGCCAGATGTTCCCCCGGTCGTAG
- a CDS encoding histidine phosphatase family protein: MRTRLLYLTRHGEQDLTGPGEPDTGLSERGRRQAALLGERLRGRSFAAVHHGPLLRAAQTAELVAQSLPEVPVYATELAGDHLPHDTDPAGLPQAYAEFLAGFSAAERADGPRVTAAAVRRFAGPVSAQAAGDEPVRELVVTHNFLIAWLVRHALDAPERRWLGLNLHNAGLTVIRYGPAGPPSLVAVNDVAHLPLELRGTGLPADYLV, from the coding sequence ATGCGGACACGGCTGCTGTACCTGACCCGACACGGCGAGCAGGATCTGACCGGGCCGGGCGAGCCGGACACCGGCCTGTCGGAGCGCGGTCGGCGGCAGGCCGCGTTGCTCGGCGAGCGGCTGCGGGGCCGCTCGTTCGCCGCCGTCCACCACGGGCCGCTGCTCCGGGCCGCCCAGACCGCCGAGCTGGTCGCGCAGTCGCTGCCCGAGGTCCCGGTGTACGCCACGGAGCTGGCCGGTGACCACCTGCCGCACGACACGGATCCGGCTGGCCTGCCGCAGGCGTACGCCGAATTCCTTGCCGGGTTCTCGGCGGCCGAGAGGGCCGACGGGCCGCGGGTGACGGCGGCGGCGGTGCGGCGGTTCGCCGGCCCGGTCAGCGCGCAGGCCGCCGGGGACGAGCCGGTTCGTGAGCTGGTCGTGACGCACAACTTCCTGATCGCCTGGCTGGTGCGGCACGCCCTCGACGCGCCGGAGCGCCGGTGGCTGGGTTTGAACCTGCACAACGCGGGTCTGACAGTGATCCGGTACGGCCCTGCGGGGCCGCCGAGCCTGGTCGCCGTCAACGACGTGGCGCACCTGCCTCTGGAGTTGCGGGGCACCGGCCTGCCGGCGGACTACCTGGTCTGA
- a CDS encoding protealysin inhibitor emfourin, which produces MRPASTAGATIALLAAFLVGCTSTDQADTPQAQPSTTADGTTATAVPPSAVPATAAPTPTASGATDSSPARVLLFRSGGFAGRGDQVTVEPDGRWTAVDRAGSRRTGQLAPADLGRLRGLAADPRLTTEARQGTSTTSCADAFSYRLTVGTIETGYVDCPADPAPPPATRALVELLLRATDTQTR; this is translated from the coding sequence ATGAGACCCGCCTCGACAGCCGGTGCCACGATCGCGCTCCTGGCCGCTTTCCTGGTCGGCTGCACCAGCACCGACCAGGCCGACACCCCCCAGGCTCAGCCGTCGACCACCGCCGACGGCACCACGGCCACGGCCGTTCCGCCGTCCGCTGTCCCCGCCACCGCGGCACCCACACCGACCGCCTCCGGTGCCACCGACAGCTCGCCCGCGCGCGTGCTGCTGTTCCGCTCCGGCGGCTTCGCCGGTCGCGGCGACCAGGTGACAGTCGAGCCGGACGGCCGGTGGACGGCTGTGGACCGGGCCGGCAGCCGGCGTACCGGCCAACTCGCCCCCGCCGACCTCGGTCGCCTACGCGGGCTCGCCGCCGACCCCCGGCTCACCACCGAGGCCCGCCAGGGCACGAGCACGACAAGCTGCGCCGACGCCTTCAGCTACCGGTTGACCGTCGGCACCATCGAGACCGGGTACGTCGACTGCCCCGCCGACCCCGCACCACCGCCGGCAACCCGCGCGCTCGTCGAACTGCTGCTGCGCGCCACCGACACTCAGACCAGGTAG
- a CDS encoding M4 family metallopeptidase produces MKRSVAAVSAALLTSGLLTCVATAAQAAPPTAPAPGASAAAQAASVLRTNPGAVQGSSAESYQVQSTKVDASGAAHTRYTRTYQGLRVYGGDFVIHTAPNGTYAGSSVGLAAPLTVATTAKVTADAAKKAARAEFTGKAEAVGAPELFVDASSGKGRLAWETVVSGWQPDGQTPSRLHVITDAVTGAAVGSYDEIESVVGSGQGIYSGSVSIDTTLSGSTYQMIDPSHGNGRTCDMNNGTSSCTTLTDADNAWGTGAASNRQSAAVDAHFGAAKTFDYFKNVHGRNGIFGNGNGVPSRVHYGNNYVNAFWDGAQMTYGDGSGNSRPLVSLDVAGHEMSHGVTEALAGLVYSGESGGLNEATSDIFGNMVEFYAAAPSDPGDYQVGEKININGNGTPLRYMYNPSLDGSSDSCWSTSTKNKDVHYSSGVANHFFFNLAEGTGATSYGTSPVCGSAPAVTGIGRVKAEKIWYRALDVYFTSNTSYVNTSNPANTARAYSLRAATDLYGSCSTEYKAVQAAWTAVNVAGSDSNCSTGNDFSVSLSPTAGSVNPGSSVSTTVATATTSGTAQTVTFSASGLPSGATAAFSPASVTSGASSTLTISTSASTSPGTYSITVNGAGAVTRSATYSLTVNGTGGGCTAPGQKLANPGFESGATGWTASSGVITNSSSQAARTGSYKAWLNGYGSTRTETLAQSVSLPAGCSSYAFSFWLRISSAETTTSVAYDKLNVQVLNSSGTVLATLATYSNLNKGTSYSQKSFSLAAYAGQTVSLKFTGIEDSSLQTSFVVDDTALNVS; encoded by the coding sequence GTGAAAAGATCCGTCGCCGCCGTCAGCGCAGCGCTGCTCACCAGCGGCCTGCTGACCTGTGTCGCCACCGCGGCACAAGCGGCTCCACCCACCGCCCCCGCGCCGGGCGCCTCCGCCGCGGCCCAGGCGGCGAGCGTCCTGCGAACGAACCCCGGCGCAGTCCAGGGTTCGAGCGCCGAGTCCTACCAGGTGCAGAGCACCAAGGTGGACGCCTCCGGCGCGGCGCACACCCGTTACACCCGGACCTACCAGGGCCTTCGGGTGTACGGCGGTGACTTCGTCATCCACACCGCACCCAACGGCACCTACGCCGGCAGTTCCGTCGGACTCGCCGCACCGCTGACCGTCGCCACCACGGCCAAGGTCACCGCCGACGCGGCAAAGAAGGCCGCCCGCGCCGAATTCACCGGCAAGGCGGAAGCGGTAGGCGCACCCGAGCTGTTCGTCGACGCCAGCTCCGGCAAGGGTCGACTCGCCTGGGAGACTGTGGTCAGCGGCTGGCAGCCCGACGGGCAGACCCCGTCCCGGCTGCACGTCATCACCGACGCCGTCACCGGCGCGGCAGTGGGGTCGTACGACGAGATCGAGTCGGTGGTCGGCAGTGGCCAGGGCATCTACAGCGGCTCGGTCAGCATCGACACGACGCTCTCCGGCAGCACGTACCAGATGATCGACCCGTCGCACGGCAACGGCCGTACCTGCGACATGAACAACGGCACGTCCTCCTGCACCACACTTACCGACGCCGACAACGCGTGGGGCACCGGTGCCGCCTCCAACCGGCAGTCTGCCGCTGTTGACGCGCACTTCGGCGCAGCCAAGACGTTCGACTACTTCAAGAACGTGCACGGCCGCAACGGCATCTTCGGCAACGGCAACGGCGTGCCGAGCCGGGTGCACTACGGCAACAACTACGTCAACGCCTTCTGGGACGGCGCCCAGATGACCTACGGCGACGGCTCGGGCAACTCCCGGCCGCTCGTCTCGCTGGACGTGGCCGGGCACGAGATGAGCCACGGCGTCACCGAGGCGCTGGCCGGCCTGGTCTACTCCGGCGAGTCCGGTGGCCTCAACGAGGCCACAAGCGACATCTTCGGCAACATGGTGGAGTTCTACGCCGCCGCGCCGAGCGACCCGGGCGACTACCAGGTCGGTGAGAAGATCAACATCAATGGCAACGGTACGCCGCTGCGCTACATGTACAACCCGTCGCTGGACGGCTCGTCCGACAGCTGCTGGTCCACCAGCACGAAGAACAAGGACGTGCACTACTCCTCCGGCGTCGCCAACCACTTCTTCTTCAACCTCGCAGAGGGCACGGGCGCCACGTCGTACGGCACCTCTCCCGTCTGCGGCTCCGCTCCCGCGGTGACAGGCATCGGCCGGGTCAAGGCCGAGAAGATCTGGTACCGGGCGCTGGACGTCTACTTCACCTCCAACACGTCGTACGTCAACACCAGCAACCCGGCGAACACCGCCCGCGCCTACAGCCTGCGGGCGGCCACCGACCTGTACGGCAGCTGCTCCACCGAGTACAAGGCCGTGCAGGCCGCCTGGACCGCGGTGAACGTGGCCGGCAGCGACTCGAACTGCTCGACCGGAAACGACTTCTCGGTGTCGCTCTCGCCGACCGCCGGCTCGGTCAACCCGGGCAGCTCGGTCTCCACCACCGTGGCGACCGCCACCACCAGCGGTACGGCGCAGACCGTGACGTTCTCCGCGTCGGGCCTGCCCAGCGGGGCGACCGCCGCGTTCAGCCCCGCCTCGGTGACCTCGGGCGCCTCGTCCACCCTCACCATCAGCACCTCGGCGAGCACCTCACCCGGCACCTACTCGATCACCGTCAACGGTGCCGGGGCTGTCACCCGCAGCGCCACGTACTCGCTGACAGTGAACGGCACCGGTGGCGGCTGCACCGCGCCGGGCCAGAAGCTGGCCAACCCGGGCTTCGAGTCCGGCGCGACCGGCTGGACGGCCAGCTCCGGCGTCATCACCAACTCCAGCAGTCAGGCGGCCCGCACCGGGTCGTACAAGGCGTGGCTGAACGGGTACGGCAGCACCCGCACCGAGACGCTCGCCCAGTCGGTGAGCCTGCCGGCCGGTTGCTCGTCGTACGCGTTCAGCTTCTGGCTGCGCATCAGCTCCGCCGAGACCACCACCAGCGTGGCTTACGACAAGCTCAACGTGCAGGTGCTCAACTCGAGCGGAACCGTTCTGGCCACCCTGGCGACCTACTCGAACCTGAACAAGGGCACCAGTTACAGCCAGAAGTCCTTCTCCCTGGCCGCGTACGCCGGCCAGACCGTCAGCCTGAAGTTCACCGGCATCGAGGACTCCTCGCTGCAGACGTCCTTCGTGGTCGACGACACGGCGCTCAACGTCTCCTGA
- a CDS encoding enoyl-CoA hydratase/isomerase family protein, whose translation MDVSDAELTVEVTGPVATVVIHNPARRNAMTAAMWRQLPELLDRLEPDPDVRTLVLTGAGDAFCAGADLGDLAELLDAGDASIAVTAEERLASFAKPTVAAIRGACVGGGAQLAVACDLRIAADDARFGVPPARLGLVYPAPTTRRLARLVGPSAAKHLLFTADLVDAERALRIGLVDEVLPAGQLAARVDELTATIAQRSPLSVAAAKEIVDDRAGPARIAWWHRKVVTTGEAREGVAAVAERRTPRFAWHAPTDN comes from the coding sequence GTGGACGTGTCGGACGCGGAGTTGACAGTCGAGGTGACCGGTCCGGTGGCGACCGTGGTGATCCACAACCCGGCTCGCCGTAACGCGATGACGGCGGCCATGTGGCGGCAGTTGCCCGAGCTGCTCGACCGGTTGGAGCCCGACCCCGACGTACGCACGCTGGTGCTCACCGGCGCGGGCGACGCCTTCTGCGCCGGCGCCGACCTCGGTGACCTGGCCGAACTGCTGGACGCGGGCGACGCTAGCATCGCGGTGACAGCCGAGGAACGCCTGGCCAGTTTCGCCAAGCCGACGGTGGCGGCCATCCGGGGTGCCTGCGTCGGAGGTGGCGCCCAGCTCGCGGTGGCCTGCGACCTGCGGATAGCGGCGGACGACGCCCGGTTCGGCGTACCGCCGGCCCGGCTCGGCCTGGTCTATCCGGCCCCCACCACCCGCCGGCTGGCCCGGCTGGTCGGCCCATCCGCCGCCAAGCACCTCCTGTTCACCGCCGACCTCGTCGACGCCGAACGTGCCCTGCGGATCGGCCTGGTCGACGAGGTACTGCCCGCCGGCCAGCTCGCCGCGCGGGTGGACGAACTCACGGCCACGATCGCCCAGCGCTCGCCGCTGAGCGTCGCAGCAGCCAAGGAGATCGTCGACGACCGGGCCGGACCGGCGCGGATCGCCTGGTGGCACCGGAAGGTCGTGACCACCGGCGAGGCCCGGGAGGGCGTGGCGGCGGTCGCCGAACGCCGGACGCCCCGCTTCGCCTGGCATGCCCCGACCGACAACTGA
- a CDS encoding serine/threonine-protein kinase, whose product MQRDRLLAGRYRLLERLGSGGMSAVHRAYDEVLERDVAVKVLVVSGTDGRRRIRAEAKAAARLSHPHVTNVYDYGESSLDGALVPFVVLELLDGHTLEQRLDAGPLPPRAGLRVCAEVASALAAAHAQGLVHRDIKPGNVMLTPAGAKMLDFGIAAAVGDPEIDFEGRLLGTPAYLAPERLAAGEVLPASDVYALGLLLHRVLTGRLPWADEAQVGMLRASEHVEPDPLPDIDAVPAEVQRLYRWCLAHDPTDRPPAAEAARILLVASRAADAVSGEVGTAVSAAEPASATVAQGGEPAEPKRVAAADPTEQAEPSGLAGASGRQGLWRRRRAIVAVGGALIAAVAMAGSLGDSHNRRQGRGAPPTGAGPGTTSVGFPGTAESAVATDPRPSAVPSASSTSPVPRPGPPSRPGRTAAPSPTAAPSPSVTIPGPAPTGAASPPTSSSGVPVEARGGTVTVRCVGKLVEVLAVTPASGYRAETYDPGPARQVRIELESAGNRSEVRARCPNGRPKPTVKERAS is encoded by the coding sequence GTGCAGCGTGATCGGTTGCTTGCGGGCCGCTACCGGCTCCTGGAGCGTCTCGGCAGTGGCGGCATGTCCGCGGTGCACCGGGCGTACGACGAGGTGCTCGAACGCGACGTGGCGGTCAAGGTACTGGTCGTCTCGGGCACCGACGGCAGGCGTCGGATCCGGGCCGAGGCCAAGGCGGCGGCCCGGCTGTCGCATCCGCACGTCACAAACGTCTACGACTACGGGGAGTCGTCGCTCGACGGTGCCCTGGTCCCGTTCGTGGTGCTTGAGCTGCTCGACGGCCACACCCTCGAACAACGGCTGGATGCCGGGCCGCTCCCGCCCCGCGCCGGATTGCGGGTCTGCGCCGAGGTGGCGTCGGCGCTCGCGGCCGCGCACGCCCAAGGGCTGGTGCACCGCGACATCAAGCCGGGCAACGTGATGCTCACCCCCGCCGGGGCGAAAATGCTCGATTTCGGCATCGCGGCCGCCGTCGGCGACCCGGAGATCGACTTCGAAGGGCGGCTGCTCGGTACGCCGGCCTACCTCGCCCCGGAGCGGTTGGCCGCAGGCGAGGTGCTGCCGGCCTCCGACGTGTACGCCCTCGGCCTGCTCCTGCACCGGGTGCTCACCGGTCGGCTGCCCTGGGCCGACGAAGCGCAGGTCGGGATGCTGCGCGCGTCCGAGCACGTCGAGCCGGACCCGCTGCCCGATATCGATGCGGTGCCGGCCGAGGTCCAGCGGCTGTACCGCTGGTGCCTGGCCCACGACCCGACCGACCGGCCGCCGGCCGCCGAGGCGGCCCGCATCCTGCTTGTCGCCTCCCGAGCGGCGGATGCCGTCAGCGGTGAGGTCGGGACGGCTGTCAGCGCCGCCGAGCCGGCGTCGGCCACTGTCGCCCAGGGCGGCGAGCCCGCCGAGCCGAAGCGAGTTGCGGCAGCCGATCCGACCGAGCAGGCCGAGCCGAGCGGGCTTGCCGGGGCGAGCGGGCGGCAGGGGCTGTGGCGTCGGCGGCGGGCCATCGTGGCTGTCGGCGGCGCGCTGATCGCGGCCGTGGCGATGGCCGGGTCCCTTGGCGACTCGCACAATCGTCGACAGGGGCGGGGCGCGCCGCCGACAGGCGCCGGCCCGGGCACCACATCGGTGGGGTTTCCAGGCACCGCCGAATCGGCCGTTGCCACAGACCCACGACCGTCCGCCGTTCCGTCGGCCAGTAGCACCTCGCCCGTCCCCCGGCCCGGCCCTCCGAGCAGACCGGGACGGACGGCCGCCCCGAGCCCGACCGCCGCACCGAGCCCGTCCGTCACCATCCCAGGGCCCGCACCGACAGGGGCCGCCTCCCCGCCCACCTCGTCCTCTGGCGTACCGGTGGAGGCGCGTGGCGGGACGGTAACCGTTCGCTGTGTCGGAAAGCTGGTCGAGGTGCTCGCGGTGACGCCAGCATCCGGCTACCGGGCGGAGACGTACGACCCGGGACCGGCCAGGCAGGTCCGGATCGAGTTGGAGTCCGCCGGGAACCGCAGCGAAGTCCGGGCGCGCTGCCCCAACGGCCGTCCGAAACCGACGGTCAAGGAACGCGCCTCCTAG
- a CDS encoding HNH endonuclease encodes MDAVLVINADLGPLHRVTVQHAVRMLCRRVAEIHEAEPDQVIGVFPMPRVVRLVRYVVTRWRFGAGPAWSRAGVLRRDNRCCAYCGGPASTIDHILPRSRGGRNTWRNTTAACYACNQRKGDRTPAEAAMPLRREPVNPGWSALAAR; translated from the coding sequence GTGGACGCCGTCCTCGTCATCAACGCCGACCTCGGCCCGCTGCACCGGGTCACCGTTCAACACGCCGTACGGATGCTCTGCCGCCGGGTGGCCGAGATCCACGAGGCCGAGCCGGACCAGGTCATCGGTGTCTTCCCGATGCCCCGGGTGGTGCGGCTGGTCCGCTACGTGGTCACCCGGTGGCGGTTCGGCGCCGGGCCAGCCTGGTCCCGCGCCGGGGTGCTGCGCCGCGACAACCGCTGCTGCGCGTACTGCGGCGGTCCCGCGTCGACCATCGACCACATCCTGCCCCGCTCGCGCGGCGGCCGGAACACCTGGCGCAACACGACCGCCGCCTGCTACGCCTGCAACCAGCGCAAGGGCGACCGGACTCCGGCGGAGGCGGCCATGCCGCTGCGCCGGGAGCCGGTGAACCCGGGCTGGTCGGCGCTGGCCGCGCGGTGA
- a CDS encoding FAD-dependent oxidoreductase — protein sequence MALSRVVGRLIGVRQHVVDPGGDGADRVPRQVSAVVVGGGIAGMSAAVVLAERGVAVTVLEAAPTVGGRLGAWPEALADGSQQNEHGFHAFFRQYYNWRSILRRIDTDLRFLKPIPGYPILSAEWPTEEFGKLPPAPPANLLALLLRSPSLRLSDLRSMDRDAALPLLSYDPVRTYAELDDRTADELLASLRLPDRARAMLFEVFSHSFFNHEAEMSAAEMVAQFHFYLLGNPEGLAFDCPDEDYATAIWEPLTRHVEKHGGQVRVSSGATGVHRDADGWRVNTTDGGSHSAAHVVLAVDPPALAALVAASPDLVEQAPELAERMPAFGTPGPPYAVARYWCDGDVSDERAVFSGVSRQPTLNSVTLYHRLENESRRWARQTGGSVVELHAYACEPDVPADELAERMRRELVTLWPEAADLRVRELRARVEAQAPAFTPGSHAWRPGVRTEATGVYLAGDGIATDFPSALMERSAATGIIAANHILRAEGAAAEPVRSIRPRGLLAGRPTPNRQKPI from the coding sequence GTGGCACTGTCGCGAGTGGTGGGTCGGCTCATCGGCGTACGTCAGCACGTGGTGGACCCGGGCGGCGATGGCGCGGACCGCGTACCGCGACAGGTGTCGGCGGTGGTGGTGGGTGGCGGGATCGCCGGCATGTCGGCGGCGGTCGTGCTGGCCGAGCGGGGTGTGGCGGTGACGGTGCTGGAGGCCGCGCCGACAGTGGGTGGCCGGCTCGGCGCGTGGCCGGAGGCGCTCGCCGACGGCAGCCAGCAGAACGAGCACGGCTTCCACGCGTTCTTCCGGCAGTACTACAACTGGCGGTCCATCCTCCGCCGCATCGACACGGACCTGAGGTTTCTCAAGCCCATTCCGGGCTATCCGATCCTCAGTGCAGAGTGGCCGACGGAGGAGTTCGGCAAGCTGCCGCCGGCACCGCCGGCCAACCTTCTGGCGTTGCTGCTGCGCAGCCCAAGCCTGCGCCTGTCCGACCTGCGGTCGATGGACCGCGACGCCGCGCTGCCGCTGCTCAGCTACGACCCGGTACGCACCTACGCCGAACTGGACGACCGCACCGCCGACGAGTTGCTGGCGTCACTGCGGCTGCCGGACCGGGCGCGGGCCATGCTGTTCGAGGTCTTCTCGCACTCGTTCTTCAACCACGAGGCGGAGATGTCGGCAGCCGAGATGGTCGCCCAGTTCCACTTCTATCTGCTCGGCAACCCGGAAGGGCTGGCGTTCGACTGCCCCGACGAGGATTACGCCACGGCGATCTGGGAGCCGCTGACCCGGCACGTGGAGAAGCACGGCGGCCAGGTGCGCGTCAGCTCCGGCGCGACAGGTGTGCACCGTGACGCCGACGGCTGGCGGGTGAACACCACCGACGGCGGCAGTCACTCGGCCGCCCACGTGGTGCTCGCGGTGGACCCGCCGGCCCTGGCCGCGCTGGTGGCGGCCTCTCCCGACCTGGTCGAGCAGGCACCGGAGCTGGCGGAGCGGATGCCCGCGTTCGGCACGCCCGGCCCGCCGTACGCGGTGGCACGGTACTGGTGCGACGGGGACGTGTCCGACGAGCGGGCGGTCTTCAGCGGTGTGTCCCGTCAGCCCACACTGAACTCGGTGACGCTCTACCACCGGCTGGAGAACGAGTCGCGCCGCTGGGCGCGGCAGACCGGCGGGTCGGTCGTCGAGCTGCACGCGTACGCCTGCGAACCCGACGTACCTGCCGACGAGCTGGCCGAACGGATGCGCCGCGAGCTGGTGACGCTCTGGCCGGAGGCCGCCGATCTGCGGGTCCGCGAGCTGCGCGCCCGGGTGGAGGCGCAGGCGCCGGCATTCACGCCGGGCAGCCACGCATGGCGTCCAGGGGTACGCACCGAGGCCACAGGCGTCTACCTGGCCGGCGACGGCATCGCCACGGACTTCCCGAGCGCTCTCATGGAACGCTCCGCGGCCACCGGGATCATCGCGGCGAACCACATCCTGCGCGCCGAGGGCGCTGCTGCCGAGCCGGTGCGGTCGATCCGGCCCCGAGGGCTGCTCGCCGGGCGGCCCACTCCAAACCGACAAAAACCAATATAA
- a CDS encoding MSMEG_6728 family protein, which translates to MQTFLPYPDFLASARTLDQRRLGKQRVEAIQVLRGLTRPGYGWRNHPAVKMWAGYEEALTRYGLDMCAVWTEPGRADTCAATLAVDLAAACGPGVIRTQDELTRAGELPPWLGRDDLHLSHRSSLLRKDPEHYGPIFGPDVPTDLEYVWPASDRARHCLP; encoded by the coding sequence ATGCAGACCTTCCTCCCGTATCCGGACTTTCTGGCCAGCGCCCGCACGCTGGACCAGAGGCGGCTGGGCAAGCAGCGGGTGGAGGCCATCCAGGTGCTGCGCGGGCTGACCCGCCCCGGGTACGGCTGGCGCAACCACCCCGCTGTGAAGATGTGGGCCGGGTACGAGGAGGCGCTAACCCGCTACGGACTGGACATGTGCGCGGTCTGGACCGAGCCGGGCCGGGCCGACACGTGTGCCGCCACGCTGGCCGTGGACCTCGCCGCCGCCTGCGGCCCCGGGGTGATCCGTACCCAGGATGAGTTGACCCGGGCCGGTGAGCTGCCGCCCTGGCTGGGCCGCGACGACCTGCACCTCAGCCACCGCTCGTCGCTGCTGCGCAAGGACCCGGAGCACTACGGCCCGATCTTCGGCCCGGACGTGCCGACGGACCTGGAGTACGTCTGGCCGGCCTCCGACAGAGCGCGCCACTGCCTGCCTTAG
- a CDS encoding potassium channel family protein, translating into MAEPWRDRARRAVEWNWRLRAAGDPRPHYVICGRDALAYYVARAILESELPVGGARVTVVVPERYPRNAADVAALRGVRVVRSDRLDVATFETAGLAGATGLALLHQDDVGNLHAALCAQAVDQRVRQVLRMFNGTLADGVRKLLKAPVEVLSDAEMAAPAFVAAALGEVDPSSFQHRDKTLRVARRADVRPQDVVCALAHVSEEQGVELLPAEQAGADLVLAEATGQPPGTEVAARRLVRARRRRRPVAVLMRAVRGFATRKIGVAVMLVLAVIAVLGALISRAEGVSPAEALYLTLVTTLSGADPDTGKPPDAQIMQVVLNLAGLALIPLITAVVVDGIVNARLALHTGRQQPARAGHVVVIGLGNVGTRVMARLREYDVEVVAIDKDPEPRGGALARQLEVPLIVGDAALPETLISASVADCQALVVASTDDVANLEAALTARDLRDDLRVVLRLLDGDFAARVEETLALGVSRSVSYLAAPAFIGALTERAVITTIPVDRHALPVAEVPVAAGSELDGRPLSSVSRDGQVRLIARTPAGGGRTIWWKDLDPRQVIFAGDRLTVVARRRGLDWLTGQCAPPAPVSRPTESVHGGVHSPAATAPVVPGQAGAGVDTTHPVHPAGDLPSTTNGGLPDEPEVARRHDGTGEVN; encoded by the coding sequence ATGGCTGAGCCGTGGCGGGACCGGGCGCGACGGGCGGTCGAGTGGAACTGGCGACTACGGGCCGCCGGGGATCCCCGCCCGCACTACGTGATCTGCGGCCGGGACGCGCTCGCCTACTACGTCGCCCGCGCGATCCTCGAATCCGAGCTGCCCGTCGGCGGAGCCCGGGTGACAGTCGTGGTGCCGGAGCGTTATCCCCGCAACGCAGCTGACGTGGCAGCGTTGCGCGGGGTCCGGGTGGTCCGTTCCGACCGGCTGGACGTGGCCACCTTCGAGACCGCCGGGCTTGCCGGTGCCACCGGGCTGGCCCTGCTGCACCAGGACGACGTGGGCAACCTGCATGCCGCGCTGTGCGCACAGGCCGTCGACCAGCGGGTCCGCCAGGTGCTGCGCATGTTCAACGGCACCCTCGCCGACGGCGTACGCAAACTGCTCAAGGCGCCCGTCGAGGTGCTCTCCGACGCCGAGATGGCCGCGCCGGCCTTCGTGGCCGCCGCGCTCGGCGAGGTCGACCCCAGCTCCTTCCAGCATCGGGACAAGACGCTGCGGGTGGCCCGGCGGGCCGACGTCCGCCCGCAGGACGTGGTGTGCGCGCTGGCCCACGTCAGTGAGGAGCAGGGTGTCGAGCTGCTGCCTGCCGAGCAGGCCGGCGCGGACCTGGTGTTGGCCGAGGCCACCGGTCAGCCGCCGGGCACGGAGGTCGCCGCCCGGCGGCTGGTCCGCGCCCGGCGGCGGCGTCGCCCGGTGGCGGTGCTGATGCGTGCGGTACGCGGCTTCGCCACCCGCAAGATCGGCGTGGCCGTGATGCTGGTGCTCGCTGTGATCGCGGTACTGGGGGCACTGATCTCCCGCGCCGAGGGCGTCTCCCCGGCGGAGGCGCTGTACCTGACGCTTGTCACAACGCTCAGCGGCGCCGACCCGGACACCGGCAAGCCACCCGACGCGCAGATCATGCAGGTGGTGCTCAACCTGGCCGGCCTGGCGCTGATCCCGCTGATCACCGCCGTGGTGGTCGACGGCATCGTCAACGCACGGCTGGCCCTGCACACCGGCCGGCAGCAGCCGGCCCGGGCGGGGCACGTGGTGGTGATCGGCCTGGGCAACGTCGGTACCCGGGTGATGGCACGCCTGCGCGAGTACGACGTCGAGGTGGTCGCCATCGACAAGGACCCGGAGCCGCGCGGCGGTGCCCTCGCCCGGCAACTGGAGGTGCCGCTGATCGTCGGCGACGCCGCCCTGCCCGAGACGCTCATCTCCGCGTCGGTGGCCGACTGCCAGGCGCTTGTGGTGGCGTCCACAGACGATGTGGCGAACCTGGAGGCGGCACTGACCGCCCGGGACCTCCGCGACGACCTGCGGGTGGTGCTGCGCCTCCTCGACGGCGACTTCGCCGCGCGGGTCGAGGAGACCCTTGCCCTCGGCGTGTCCCGATCGGTCTCCTACCTGGCCGCGCCGGCCTTCATCGGTGCCCTCACCGAACGCGCTGTCATCACCACGATCCCTGTCGACCGGCACGCGCTGCCGGTCGCCGAGGTGCCTGTCGCCGCAGGCTCCGAGTTGGACGGCCGCCCCCTGAGCTCGGTCAGCCGGGACGGGCAGGTCCGCCTCATCGCCCGGACTCCGGCCGGTGGGGGCAGGACGATCTGGTGGAAGGACCTCGACCCCCGACAGGTGATCTTCGCGGGTGACCGGCTCACAGTGGTCGCCCGCCGACGCGGCCTGGACTGGCTGACCGGTCAGTGCGCCCCGCCGGCCCCGGTCTCCCGGCCGACTGAGTCGGTCCATGGCGGAGTGCACAGCCCAGCGGCGACGGCCCCCGTGGTGCCGGGCCAGGCAGGTGCGGGGGTCGACACGACGCACCCCGTTCATCCGGCCGGAGATCTGCCCTCGACGACCAACGGCGGTCTACCTGACGAACCCGAGGTGGCCCGTCGACATGACGGGACCGGCGAGGTGAACTGA